The Pelagibacterium halotolerans B2 nucleotide sequence GCCGCAAGGCAGCTTTCGTCCTCGGCCGCCGCGGTACCGAGGTCGCGGCAGCGGATCAGCTCGGGATCACCGGCAGTAGGCAATGATCGGGCCGGCTCGCCGTTGATGCCCTGCTCGGCCGCGCGCTCGTGCAGGATGAGAGTCCCCACGGCGATGCCTGTAACGAAACCGGCGATGAGAACCAGCCGTGCGAACGTGCTGTCTTCGGGATGCAGGCGCATGGTCAGTTTCCGAACATCCGCACGGTCTGGGGCTGATAGGGTGTGCCGGACATGAAGCGCGAGAATTGCTCCTGAGCTTGCTCGTACTCGGCGGCATGTCGTGCCTGCTCGATCGCATCGGCCCTTCCCTGCGCGGCGAGAAGCGCGGTCAG carries:
- the trbK-alt gene encoding putative entry exclusion protein TrbK-alt, yielding MRLHPEDSTFARLVLIAGFVTGIAVGTLILHERAAEQGINGEPARSLPTAGDPELIRCRDLGTAAAEDESCLAAWSEEHRRFFGTLQTPPSVPPALPPAGGTEEEAVDAQAAGMEAQ